CAAGAAGAACGGAAATATGCAGATTTAAAAATGGAGGAAGATGAAGCCTCGAATGAACTGAATCAGTTACAAGAGAAGCGCTCTGCCGGTACGCTTCATAAAGATCGTTTGGAAAAACACAATCAAGCTGCCCATTTGATTTTCCGTTATCAACAACTTACCGAAAAGCGGACGTCGTTACCTGATCATCTTTCGTTCCCTGAACAGGGACTTGAGCGGTATTATAAATGGAAAGAACAAGAGATGCCCATCCTTAGTGAACGAGAAGTCGTGCAACAATCTCTTAAAGAGATTGAAGCTGAGAGGGAGGGCGTGCCTGATTATGATGCGGACCTTGTCGATGAGGGAACGAAGTGGATGGAGCGAAAGCCAGAGTATGATCGAAATGATGCTCGCTTGGAGACGTTGATAGCTGAATCTACTCAAGAGCAGGATCAAATATCTCGTAAGCTAGATGAATTAGGCATTCAGCTCACATTTGAAGAGCTCTTAGATCTTTCCTTGCCTTTCTACTTAGAGGAAGAATGGCAGCAAATGAGCCGGGAAAAAGCGTCGCTTGAAGAAGACAAGGATCGATTGCACCAAGAAATCCGAGCCAATCAGGAAGAACAGTCACGCATACAGCGCTATGTGAGTGAACATAGAGATAAACGGCTTTCAGAAGAGGAAGAAGCCCGGTTACGAGCCAAGGTAAGCAATGCCAGGGAGAATGTATGGAAGAAAGAGATGGAAGAGGAAGAGCTTAAAAGTCGAAACCAGTTTGCTAAGAAACAATCAAAGCTTGGGAACCAAATGGCGGTTGTAGGAATCGTCCTTGCCTTTGCAGGTGGGATAAGTGGATGGATTTTGTCTGATCCGATCTGGTTTATTTTCAGCGCTATCCTATTAATCGCAACTCTCTTACTCGTAAATCAATTAAAGCAATCAACGGTTCAATCACCAACAAACGACAGACGCGGGGAAGAGGTGTCTACTGCTACCCTTTCAGAATGGGAGAGACAGTTACAAGAACAAGATCACCTTGTTCAAGAGCGCCTGAAATATGAGCAAGAGGGGCAAACCTTAAGGATGAGGGAGATTCAATTAGAAGAACAGCTTCATACACTAGGCCAACGTCAGCAAAGGATCAAGCAAGTGATAGAGGAACAGGTGGAGAACTATCCGTTTCTTCGTGATGTGTCCGAAACCTATTGGCCAAAAGTGTACCAGCGACTCTCAAACCTCCAGACCAGACAACATGAATGGTGGAAAAAGCAAGAACAAATTGAATCCATCGCGGCCCGTCAAAAAACGTTAGAAAATCAATTATTTTTCTTTGCAGACCGTTTACAACTAGGACGTGAAGGGGAAATAGGTTTCATATGGAATAACGTAGCAGACTATGTTGAAAAGGCAGAAGAGTCGAAGCGTGACCGTTCTAAGTTAACGGAACGTTCCATCCATCTACAGAAGCAACTCGAGCAGCTAGAACAAAGGCAAGGGCCGATCCAAAGGGAGTTGCAACAGCTGTATGATAAAGCATGTGTCACAGAAGCGGAGTCGTTTCTTCAGAAAGGGGAAATGGCAACCGAGATAGCAAATATAGAGGCAGAACTTCATCAAGTAGAGAAACAAATTGATACCATCTATATGGACAATGACGCATCATCCGAAGCCAAGTCAATGAAGATTGATGAACCCTCATTGAAAGAAGCTCTCGAGCGTGCGAGAGGAGAGCTCGAAGCGGTCGAAAAGGAGATCGAAGAAAAGCGCCAGCAATTAGCCGATCTTCGTTCAGCGATTCAGTATCTTGAAAAAGATGACCGGTATTCAAAGAAACGACATGAAGTGACCTTAGGAAAAGAAAAGAGCCGGGAGTTAGCGAAAGAGTGGGCAACCTATAAAGTAGCCCATACGTTCTTAAAAAGGACCAAACAAATGTATCAGGAAGAAAGAATGCCAGCTGTTATTGAATATTGCGGCCACTTTTTCTCCATCCTAACAAGAGGTACATATTTACGTGTATGGATGCCGGAAGAAGGTGCCCTGACGGTAGAGAGGAAAGATGGGTATCGTTTCTCTGTTGAGTCCCTGTCTCAAGGTACAAAAGAACAATTATATGTAGCCTTACGGTTAGCCTTAAGTCAAACGATAAAAGAAGAACATCCTTTACCTTTCATTATTGATGATGCTTTTGTAAACTTCGATAACGAACGAACGGATGAAATGTTAGAGGTCCTTCAACAAATTTCACAGGATCAACAGGTCATTCTGTTCACGTGTAATGATGCAATTAATCAAAAAATAACAGAACGTAAAAAAATTTTTTTATAAAAATTAAGTTTTTATTTGTCATGACCTCGCACTTTTGGAATAATAGTGATAAAATACTTGAGGACAATGTCGAATAAAGCTAGTGGAGGGTCGTCCATTGGTAGATAAAGAAAGAAGTCAAGAATGGACAGAATATGAAGAAACAATAGAAAAATTTATTCAAGTGATCGCCAAAAACATGAGCCTGTACGGAATCACCTCTTCAGTAGGTCGACTGTATGGAACGCTTTACTTTGCAGATCAGCCAATGACGCTAGATAATATGCGTGATGCGCTTGAAATGAGTAAGACAAGTATGTCGACTGGTGTGAGAGCTTTATCAGAGATGAAGATGGTTGAACCAGCTTTCCGAAAAGGAGTACGTAAAGATTTATATAAATCTGAAGAGGATTGGTATAAATCCTTCACATCTTTATTCGGGAACCGTTGGCGACACCATACCGAAACAAACATCGAAGAAGCTGATGAGGCGATCTCTGAACTTCGATCCATTATGGATGATACAGACGACGAAGAGTTACAAGGAATGATCCAACGAGATATTGACCGATTAGAGTACGCGAAAGAGTATTACCGCTGGCTCATGAAGTTTATCCGTGTCGTTGAATCAGGCGAGATCTTTAAATACGTACCAAAGGGTGACTAAGTCTCCCCCTTGGAAGAAGCATGTCTATCATCAGACATGCTTTTTTTGTGCTCTAAAAGGTCTTATGATACCCGAAGTGTTAAGCGCAAAAATGGCTTGTTTCCGTTATATCTTATAAGGAAAAGGTGAGCCTGGAAACTGCGAGACTCCCGTGGGCAGAAGAGCCTAGGTGAGACCCCGGAGGCCGGCGTAGCCGGGTGAGGAGGCTCACCAGCTCCCCACAGGAAAGCGAGTGGTTTCCAGGCTCACCTTACGCTCAATTAAAGGTAACGGAAACATTCTCTAAACATAAGGTCAGGAATATTCACCTTCAACGCCGCATAGGCTTGTATTAAAAGTGGACAAGGGGGAAGAATCCATGATTGCAGGAATTCCATGGTGGGTAATCGCAATGGTTGTATTTATTTTATTTAGTGGATATATGGCGCTTCGAGCGATGAAAAAAGAACAGGAAATGGAACAAAAATTCATTGAACAAGAGGGTCAAAAGTACATGGACCGAATCGATGACGCGAAACGAAAGAAAGAAACGATGCCAAGTTAAATAAAAAGGCTGAACCTTGTAGGTTCAGCCTTTTTCTATACAATCTTATTTCTCATCAGAATCTGATTCTGTGTCTTCTGATGCTTCTTTTTCTTTCGTGTTATCGAGAATGTCTTCTAAGCCTTCAGCTTTAATGTTAACGTCAGCTTCTTCGATCAATTTGTCGATCGTTTTCTTAGCATTCTCTTGGTTTAACTGCTTAGCTTGAAGGTCTTCTTTAATTTGCTCTTTCATATCTTCAAGAGGCTTCACATCTTCATTCTCACGCTCGTCTGTTAGCTTGATAATGTGCCAGCCGAATTCCGTCTTAACCGGTTCGCTCACTTCGCCTTTTTCAAGATCATAAGCAGCATCTTCAAAGGCAGGAGTCATTTTCCCAGGACCGAAGAAATCAAGGTCGCCTCCGTTTGAAGCAGAAGGTCCTTCAGAGTATTCTTTAGCTAGTGCAGCAAAATCTTTGTTGCCTTCTTCGATTTTCTGTTTCACTTCTTTCGCCTTTTCTTCTGAGCTTACCAGAATGTGGCTTGCGCGAATCTCTGTTTTCATACGATCGTAGTAATTTTGAATTTCTTCATCTGACACTTTGATCTCTGCTTTCGCAGCTTTTTGTTGCATCAGGCTTTGCTCGACTACTTTTCTGAAGTCTTCTTCAGATTTGAAGCCCATTTGTGAAAGCGCCTGGTCGAACTCACCGCCAACTTGTTCTTTGTATTTTTCTACTTCTTTTTCAATTTCTTTGTCGGTTACTTTATATTTGTCATCAAGAACTTCTGTCACAACCATTTCATGAAGAACTTGTTTACCATAGCGATCCTTCAGCTCTTGGTAAAATTCATCTTTTGTAATGTTTCCGTTCTTCGATTCAACGA
The nucleotide sequence above comes from Pontibacillus chungwhensis. Encoded proteins:
- a CDS encoding ATP-binding protein: MRLKQAFIYGFGKWQQETIDFREDGLTVFYGKNEAGKSTLRQFMMYMLFNFPPKKVKAFVPKMGGTVGGRLVIEDPSYGLITVEREMNQNGGKARCLFDDGTEREEDWLRHYLKGIDQPTFEAIFSFDLHDIQHIHTIGSKAIGDVLFGVGMTGSEQIYKVESKLEKEMERLFKKQGKKPELNEQFALVKEMEGTQAQLKQEERKYADLKMEEDEASNELNQLQEKRSAGTLHKDRLEKHNQAAHLIFRYQQLTEKRTSLPDHLSFPEQGLERYYKWKEQEMPILSEREVVQQSLKEIEAEREGVPDYDADLVDEGTKWMERKPEYDRNDARLETLIAESTQEQDQISRKLDELGIQLTFEELLDLSLPFYLEEEWQQMSREKASLEEDKDRLHQEIRANQEEQSRIQRYVSEHRDKRLSEEEEARLRAKVSNARENVWKKEMEEEELKSRNQFAKKQSKLGNQMAVVGIVLAFAGGISGWILSDPIWFIFSAILLIATLLLVNQLKQSTVQSPTNDRRGEEVSTATLSEWERQLQEQDHLVQERLKYEQEGQTLRMREIQLEEQLHTLGQRQQRIKQVIEEQVENYPFLRDVSETYWPKVYQRLSNLQTRQHEWWKKQEQIESIAARQKTLENQLFFFADRLQLGREGEIGFIWNNVADYVEKAEESKRDRSKLTERSIHLQKQLEQLEQRQGPIQRELQQLYDKACVTEAESFLQKGEMATEIANIEAELHQVEKQIDTIYMDNDASSEAKSMKIDEPSLKEALERARGELEAVEKEIEEKRQQLADLRSAIQYLEKDDRYSKKRHEVTLGKEKSRELAKEWATYKVAHTFLKRTKQMYQEERMPAVIEYCGHFFSILTRGTYLRVWMPEEGALTVERKDGYRFSVESLSQGTKEQLYVALRLALSQTIKEEHPLPFIIDDAFVNFDNERTDEMLEVLQQISQDQQVILFTCNDAINQKITERKKIFL
- a CDS encoding GbsR/MarR family transcriptional regulator, translating into MVDKERSQEWTEYEETIEKFIQVIAKNMSLYGITSSVGRLYGTLYFADQPMTLDNMRDALEMSKTSMSTGVRALSEMKMVEPAFRKGVRKDLYKSEEDWYKSFTSLFGNRWRHHTETNIEEADEAISELRSIMDDTDDEELQGMIQRDIDRLEYAKEYYRWLMKFIRVVESGEIFKYVPKGD
- a CDS encoding sporulation YhaL family protein, whose amino-acid sequence is MIAGIPWWVIAMVVFILFSGYMALRAMKKEQEMEQKFIEQEGQKYMDRIDDAKRKKETMPS
- a CDS encoding peptidylprolyl isomerase; its protein translation is MKKIALATTLTAGVLALSACSDAQGDDEASKELVVESKNGNITKDEFYQELKDRYGKQVLHEMVVTEVLDDKYKVTDKEIEKEVEKYKEQVGGEFDQALSQMGFKSEEDFRKVVEQSLMQQKAAKAEIKVSDEEIQNYYDRMKTEIRASHILVSSEEKAKEVKQKIEEGNKDFAALAKEYSEGPSASNGGDLDFFGPGKMTPAFEDAAYDLEKGEVSEPVKTEFGWHIIKLTDERENEDVKPLEDMKEQIKEDLQAKQLNQENAKKTIDKLIEEADVNIKAEGLEDILDNTKEKEASEDTESDSDEK